One genomic segment of candidate division KSB1 bacterium includes these proteins:
- a CDS encoding helix-turn-helix domain-containing protein, whose amino-acid sequence MIDESQQKRLLEKILASEEFASSKVHQQLLTYLVEATNAGTHLKETTIAIDVFGKDAHFNPAEDAIVRSHVYTLRKKLEKYYLTEGREEKVRLQIPKGSYEAHFVSEASEHPRPSPLRRLTRAALALLGLVLLGLTIALWSDSRALRRELKAYRPISPDDPIWFEYAHSNLPVLVAVGDHFFYTEYRREYGRTIYVRDININSEEDLKALQARYPTLEVTDYREKYYPHHSIWSLPPVLNVLSSFRQRPLLKSSSDLKPANLEEYNIIFVGSIKTLGILRHTILTASHFDYVIMPHRIIHRSPGSDSMRVFESPLASEGPNEDLALILKLPGPKKNAILVVASFGSLGAPEAVKHLTEPSKLALLEEVLRKKCGKVPQYFELLLRVSGIDKVAFSAEVLVMGELEREEPRVLPLE is encoded by the coding sequence ATGATCGATGAATCTCAGCAGAAGCGGCTCCTGGAAAAGATACTGGCTAGCGAAGAATTCGCAAGCTCAAAAGTCCATCAGCAGCTTCTCACCTATCTCGTCGAGGCCACGAATGCGGGGACGCATCTGAAGGAAACCACCATCGCCATCGACGTATTTGGCAAGGACGCTCATTTCAACCCGGCTGAGGATGCAATCGTCAGGTCCCACGTATACACACTCAGGAAAAAGCTCGAGAAGTACTACTTGACCGAGGGGAGGGAGGAAAAGGTTCGCTTGCAGATCCCCAAGGGGAGCTACGAGGCACACTTTGTTTCAGAAGCGAGCGAACACCCCAGACCCAGCCCTTTGCGACGGCTGACAAGGGCGGCCTTGGCCTTGCTGGGCCTTGTCCTTCTGGGTCTGACAATTGCCCTGTGGAGCGATAGCCGCGCGCTGCGCAGAGAGCTCAAGGCCTACCGCCCCATCTCCCCAGACGACCCCATCTGGTTTGAATACGCCCACTCCAATCTGCCCGTCTTAGTTGCCGTGGGCGATCACTTTTTCTACACCGAGTATCGACGGGAGTACGGCAGAACAATCTACGTGCGCGACATCAACATCAATTCCGAGGAAGACCTGAAGGCGCTGCAAGCCCGTTATCCCACGCTCGAAGTGACAGACTACCGTGAGAAGTACTACCCCCACCACAGCATCTGGAGTCTGCCGCCGGTGCTGAACGTGCTCTCCTCGTTCCGGCAGCGGCCTCTGCTAAAGAGCTCTTCGGACCTGAAGCCGGCCAATCTCGAGGAGTACAACATCATCTTTGTGGGAAGCATCAAGACTTTGGGCATTCTGCGGCACACCATTCTGACGGCCTCACACTTTGACTACGTCATAATGCCCCACCGCATCATCCATCGTTCTCCTGGCTCGGACTCGATGCGCGTGTTCGAGAGCCCATTGGCATCGGAAGGGCCGAATGAGGACCTGGCCCTGATCCTCAAACTGCCCGGTCCCAAGAAGAATGCCATCCTCGTGGTGGCCTCGTTCGGGTCCCTGGGTGCCCCGGAGGCAGTGAAACACCTGACCGAGCCTTCGAAGCTGGCCTTGCTCGAGGAAGTGCTGCGCAAGAAATGCGGCAAGGTGCCGCAATACTTCGAGCTCCTCTTGCGCGTGTCCGGTATCGACAAGGTGGCATTCAGCGCCGAGGTGCTGGTCATGGGGGAACTCGAGCGCGAGGAGCCACGCGTCCTGCCGTTGGAGTAG
- a CDS encoding tetratricopeptide repeat protein: MSAIPSQKIVQVTITAQNAGMIYDEGTELDSPEWRLAFQEALVRQYRFTVGELKITVEGERAVLRWAPPAFDAVAESYHRKALELARQRSFAQAAQQWKLACETNPDDPHYWFNLSIAQFEQGDFKNAISSLERVLAICPVYHRAYFLLGRAFIKLRRFADARRCFAEGLKFEPDNLAGLINLAATQSILGEHDNAIATYERAVALKPNEPRAYFGLAKIYSALGDVGKANDCFRKVVELDKSGVLAPLARHSIVVGRPVPQQSGPITLGTDELFSSGYRALVEGDYDNARRLLESYLEKKRKDARAWSLLATAYMRLGDLAKADEACGQAIKLEPNEGSHHKKQGIVRDLLGDPAGAHESLSHAAKLGRSESTTLGLMGKCLVLLGRFREAAEVLEQALRHNRNNLLAHYFAAAAYRDMGSPAKAQEHLQHILSVRVASPLKERAERLLADLGRTPA, translated from the coding sequence ATGAGCGCCATACCCAGCCAGAAGATCGTGCAGGTCACCATCACCGCCCAAAACGCGGGGATGATCTACGACGAGGGTACGGAGCTCGACTCTCCGGAGTGGCGTCTTGCCTTTCAAGAGGCGCTCGTCCGGCAGTATCGCTTTACGGTGGGGGAACTGAAGATCACGGTTGAAGGCGAACGGGCGGTGCTGCGCTGGGCGCCACCAGCTTTCGATGCAGTCGCAGAGAGCTATCATCGCAAGGCGCTGGAACTTGCCCGGCAGCGGAGTTTCGCGCAAGCGGCACAGCAATGGAAACTCGCCTGTGAGACAAACCCGGATGACCCGCACTACTGGTTCAACCTCTCCATTGCGCAGTTCGAGCAGGGAGATTTCAAAAACGCCATTTCCTCCCTGGAACGAGTGCTCGCCATCTGTCCGGTGTACCATCGCGCCTACTTCTTGCTGGGGCGAGCGTTCATCAAACTGCGCAGGTTTGCCGACGCGCGGCGCTGTTTTGCTGAAGGGCTGAAGTTCGAGCCCGACAACTTGGCCGGTCTCATAAACCTTGCCGCAACGCAGAGCATCCTGGGAGAGCACGACAACGCCATCGCAACCTACGAGCGAGCAGTGGCCCTCAAGCCGAACGAGCCCCGTGCCTACTTTGGCTTGGCCAAAATCTACTCGGCGCTTGGGGACGTTGGAAAGGCGAACGACTGCTTCAGAAAAGTCGTCGAATTGGACAAGAGTGGCGTCCTCGCACCTTTGGCTCGGCACTCGATCGTGGTCGGCAGGCCGGTGCCCCAGCAATCCGGCCCGATCACACTGGGCACAGACGAGCTCTTCTCCTCCGGCTACCGAGCACTAGTGGAGGGAGATTACGACAACGCCAGGCGCCTGCTGGAGAGCTATCTCGAGAAGAAGCGCAAGGACGCACGTGCCTGGTCCCTGTTGGCAACAGCCTACATGCGCCTTGGCGATTTGGCGAAAGCCGACGAGGCGTGCGGGCAGGCCATTAAGCTCGAGCCAAACGAAGGGTCCCACCACAAGAAACAAGGAATCGTCCGCGATCTCCTTGGGGATCCCGCAGGGGCACATGAGTCGCTCTCCCACGCAGCCAAGCTCGGACGATCTGAGAGCACCACGCTCGGGTTGATGGGCAAGTGCCTTGTGCTCTTGGGGCGGTTCCGGGAAGCTGCGGAAGTCCTCGAGCAGGCCTTGCGCCACAACCGCAACAACTTGCTCGCCCACTACTTTGCTGCCGCTGCCTACAGGGACATGGGTTCGCCCGCCAAGGCTCAGGAGCATCTGCAGCACATTCTCAGCGTGCGCGTGGCCAGTCCATTGAAGGAGCGCGCCGAACGGCTTTTGGCAGACTTGGGCAGAACACCTGCTTGA
- a CDS encoding bifunctional 5,10-methylene-tetrahydrofolate dehydrogenase/5,10-methylene-tetrahydrofolate cyclohydrolase, whose translation MSARIIDGKAIAAQVMQEVATEVADLRARGVVPGLAVVLVGDDPASASYVRGKRKACEELGMRSETVHLPAHTTQSQLLSTIEELCKAGWAHGLLVQLPLPARIDEKVIIEAIPPSMDVDGFHPVNRGRLVSGEDTFVPCTPAGIQELLLRSGYDPECRHVVIVGRSQIVGLPLAILLAQKRAGANATVTICHSRTRNLAELTTTADILVAAIGSPSAIRAEMVRAGTVVIDVGVNRVEDPSSPKGYRLVGDVDFAAVSQIAAAITPVPGGVGPMTIAMLMKNTLKAAKASIAGH comes from the coding sequence ATGAGCGCCAGGATAATTGACGGCAAAGCCATTGCGGCACAAGTGATGCAAGAGGTAGCCACAGAGGTGGCGGACCTACGCGCGCGAGGTGTGGTACCAGGCTTGGCCGTCGTCTTGGTGGGCGATGACCCCGCCTCCGCAAGCTACGTGCGCGGCAAGCGGAAGGCGTGCGAAGAGCTTGGCATGCGCTCGGAGACCGTCCACCTTCCGGCACACACCACGCAGAGCCAGTTGCTCAGCACCATCGAGGAGTTGTGCAAGGCGGGGTGGGCACACGGGCTCTTGGTGCAATTGCCGTTGCCCGCCCGTATCGACGAGAAGGTGATCATAGAAGCCATCCCGCCGTCGATGGACGTGGATGGCTTCCACCCTGTGAATCGGGGCAGGTTGGTTTCCGGCGAGGATACATTCGTTCCGTGCACGCCTGCAGGCATCCAGGAGTTGCTGTTGCGCTCCGGCTATGACCCTGAGTGTCGACACGTGGTCATCGTCGGGCGCAGTCAGATAGTTGGGTTGCCTCTGGCGATTCTCCTCGCCCAGAAGCGCGCCGGCGCCAATGCCACTGTGACCATCTGCCATAGCCGGACAAGGAACCTGGCGGAGCTGACCACGACCGCGGATATCCTGGTGGCGGCAATCGGCTCTCCATCCGCCATTCGTGCGGAGATGGTGCGCGCCGGAACGGTGGTCATAGACGTCGGGGTGAACAGGGTGGAGGATCCCTCGAGCCCCAAGGGGTATCGACTGGTGGGCGATGTGGATTTCGCCGCGGTGTCGCAGATCGCGGCGGCCATCACCCCGGTGCCAGGAGGCGTAGGGCCGATGACCATCGCCATGCTCATGAAGAATACCCTCAAGGCGGCCAAGGCTTCAATTGCCGGCCACTGA
- the rny gene encoding ribonuclease Y, with protein sequence MDMAVTTLIVAIACAAVAFVAGWFASKKIGQGKIASAEKLAEKIISEAEKTAEALKKEKLLEAKDEWLRMKQEFESETKSRRVELQNLERQLANRELNLDKRADLLNKKERDLEQLSQQLKQESAAVQKRQEELDRLIEEQNARLEKISGLSHEEAKKLLMDNLLEKARHEAAQMIKEIKDQARQNANREAREIVLQAIQRSAADHSVETTVSVVNLPNDEMKGRIIGREGRNIRAFEMATGIEIIVDDTPEAVILSGFDPLRREIARLALEKLIADGRIHPARIEEVVQKTAQEVEEGLSQVGEKAMLETGVHGLHPELVKLLGKLHYRTSYGQNALQHAIEVSYLAGLMAAQLGLDANLAKRAGLLHDIGKAIDRYTEGTHTQIGVELAKKYGENPAVVNAIAAHHEDVEVTSPIAILVQAADAISSSRPGARRESLESYVKRLEKLEEVAKSFSGVGRAYAIQAGREIRVMVEPDKVSDAMAEQLSSDIAQKIQAEMEYPGQIKVTVIREYRAVDYAK encoded by the coding sequence ATGGATATGGCAGTGACGACGTTAATAGTTGCCATCGCCTGTGCGGCGGTGGCCTTTGTGGCGGGGTGGTTCGCAAGCAAGAAGATCGGGCAGGGGAAGATTGCCAGCGCCGAGAAGCTGGCCGAGAAAATCATCTCCGAAGCCGAGAAAACTGCCGAGGCCCTGAAGAAAGAAAAGTTGCTCGAGGCCAAGGACGAATGGCTTCGGATGAAACAGGAGTTTGAGAGCGAAACCAAGTCGCGGCGGGTGGAGCTCCAGAACCTCGAGCGGCAGCTCGCCAACCGGGAGCTCAACCTCGACAAACGGGCTGACCTGCTGAACAAGAAAGAGCGCGACCTGGAACAGCTCAGCCAGCAACTGAAGCAGGAATCGGCAGCAGTACAGAAGCGCCAGGAGGAACTGGACCGCCTCATCGAGGAGCAGAACGCCCGCCTGGAGAAGATCTCCGGTCTTTCCCACGAGGAAGCCAAGAAGCTCCTCATGGACAACCTTCTCGAGAAGGCCAGGCACGAGGCCGCCCAGATGATCAAGGAGATCAAGGACCAGGCGCGGCAAAATGCCAACCGGGAGGCGCGAGAGATTGTTCTGCAGGCCATCCAGCGTTCTGCGGCTGACCACTCGGTGGAGACAACCGTGTCGGTGGTCAATTTGCCCAACGACGAGATGAAAGGGCGCATCATCGGCCGCGAGGGACGCAACATCCGCGCCTTCGAGATGGCCACCGGCATCGAGATCATCGTCGACGACACACCTGAGGCGGTTATCCTTTCAGGCTTCGACCCGCTCCGCCGCGAAATCGCCCGGCTGGCCCTGGAGAAGCTCATCGCTGATGGGCGCATCCATCCGGCGCGCATCGAGGAGGTGGTGCAGAAAACCGCCCAGGAAGTGGAAGAGGGCCTTTCCCAGGTGGGCGAGAAGGCAATGCTTGAGACAGGGGTGCACGGCCTTCACCCAGAGCTGGTCAAGCTCCTTGGCAAGCTCCACTACCGCACCAGCTACGGCCAAAATGCCCTGCAGCACGCCATCGAGGTCTCCTACCTGGCAGGGTTGATGGCGGCCCAGCTCGGCCTGGACGCTAACCTTGCCAAACGGGCAGGTCTGCTGCACGACATCGGCAAGGCCATCGATCGCTACACCGAGGGCACCCACACCCAGATCGGCGTCGAGCTGGCGAAGAAGTATGGCGAGAACCCTGCAGTGGTCAACGCCATCGCCGCCCACCACGAGGATGTGGAGGTTACCTCGCCGATTGCAATTCTTGTGCAGGCGGCCGATGCCATCTCCAGCTCCCGTCCTGGTGCGCGGCGCGAGTCGTTGGAAAGCTATGTGAAGCGACTGGAGAAGTTGGAGGAGGTAGCCAAGTCCTTTAGCGGTGTGGGCAGGGCCTACGCCATCCAGGCAGGAAGAGAGATCAGGGTGATGGTGGAGCCCGACAAGGTCAGCGATGCCATGGCTGAACAACTCTCCTCCGACATCGCGCAGAAGATACAGGCGGAAATGGAGTACCCAGGGCAGATCAAGGTCACCGTCATTCGCGAGTACCGGGCGGTGGACTATGCAAAGTGA
- a CDS encoding cell division protein ZapA produces the protein MAGEYTVLKVNIFGTDYPVRGTTDPEYILRVARYVDRKMREVDEAAAGRPVLKVAILAALNIADELFRERESKERPIQDYEERVQRLSEELAAVLGEQSVATSGEHTSTSPREPSGDCGA, from the coding sequence ATGGCGGGCGAGTATACCGTTCTTAAGGTCAATATCTTCGGGACCGACTATCCAGTTCGCGGGACCACAGATCCTGAGTACATCCTGCGCGTGGCCCGCTACGTTGACCGGAAGATGCGCGAGGTGGACGAGGCAGCCGCTGGTCGGCCCGTCCTCAAGGTGGCGATTCTGGCCGCCCTGAATATTGCTGACGAACTCTTCCGTGAACGCGAAAGCAAAGAGCGTCCCATCCAAGACTACGAAGAACGGGTACAGAGGCTTTCTGAAGAGCTGGCCGCAGTGTTGGGAGAACAGTCGGTAGCTACATCCGGAGAGCACACAAGTACCAGTCCACGTGAGCCGTCAGGCGATTGCGGCGCTTAG